Below is a window of Populus trichocarpa isolate Nisqually-1 chromosome 3, P.trichocarpa_v4.1, whole genome shotgun sequence DNA.
AGTAGCTTTGTCGTTCAAACAAAAAACTGACAAGCATACTAATGGTGGTGGTGACAATGAAGGTGGTGCTCTTGTAGCACATTCTGATCATAGTAGAGATACATCTCGAAGGAACAATTTTAATAGAGGAAACTTAGATTGAGGTCAAGATCAATAATAGATCGTAGGAATTCCTTTATTGTCATGAATATATTCAGTATCACGGTGAGAAGATGAAAGCCGACCTATGAGAATTGAAGCTAGGTCACAAGAAGTAAGAGATGCTGCGATTGCCATGAAAGATGAGAGCAATGATCGATGATGATGTTGTCATGGTTCATAAAGGTGcggaagttttgaaaaattcatgaattttagATTCTGCATGCATCGTTCATATTTGTTCGAATAAAGAATGGTTTGATATCTATAATTAAAGAATATGATGGAGATTCTGTAGCACTAGTAGATGGTAATGAAAGTGAAGTTACTGGGATTGGCAGTGTTAAAATTAAGATGCATGATGGTACAATGAAGATGCTTGCACGTACCAAAACTTAAAAGAGTTAAATTCCAATTAAACAACTTGATTCTCGTGGTTATAGGTGCTTATGTTCAATTGCATCCAAGAAGAGAGTTAGTTTTGCTTTGATGGTTAATGGTACTAGAGAAGATTTTCACGTGAAGAAACTTGCAAGATACAAGCGAAGGTGTCGATTTGTTAAAATATGGCTTAAACTGAACAATGGAATCTTTGTAGAAAGAGGAAATAAACAATTGTTCTAATTTGGAAAGTAAAACTTTTTCTAGTTATTATTGATTTGTAGCAACCtaccccttctctctctctctatgtatgtatgtatgtgtgtgtgtgtgtgtgtgtgtgtatatatatatatatatatatatatatatatatgctgaaaATGAGGAAGTCACGAGATTATTTATGTAGTCCTAGCGGTGTTGTTTTTGTGTAGGCTGTGAAGAAATCAATAAGAATGGCATATTTTTTGTGAGAATTTTCTTGGGTGTAACCGAGTTTTGTATAGTGAGATATTTGTGTGTGCTGGATTAGTGGATATAATCTCCAATATTTGCTAGCAAAGTTTATATAGAAGAAGATTTGCCGAACCGCTTCAAGTTTTTGTatcccttttattttgtgttattgtttgatttgcatggtttttgaaaaaaaaaatgtcttaagTTTTTGTGAGCAAGTAGAAGATAAAACTCGGCTGCTTGCATATTCCCTAAAGCTATAACTGACGCAGCCCTGGTGAGTTGATGTTGGGACATTATGCACGATCATGGTGCTTCTTTGCCACTAGCTGCTGGCAATTGAAAGAAAGTTTTGTCATATCTCTAATCTTTCTTTCACGTTCTCTTGCAGGAGGTAGGGCTTCCCAGTCAAGTTGCCAAATTTTCCAAGGTGATTCTTGTTGTGTACATATTTTCTGCAGTTATACTTTCATTTTCAatgtaaaagaataaagaaaattagaaaaaaaaaaattgctcctTGCTCtagtgaattttatttaattttaaaaaatccttcTTAGTATGcagaaaatttcataattttgtaCAGTTGATAGCTCTGTGCTAATCATCCGGTGTGTATGCTAGTTGATGACAGTGAATTATACTTGAAATAATGCCTCGTTAGATCATATTGCTTAGGATGGTGCTATCCCCCAATGTAGGAAAGCATTCAGTTGTGCCATACATTATCTTCTACGATGGATCATGGTTATACCTTCACTTTAATCAAAGTAATGCAAGAACCACTGCAAATTCCATGAGAAGTTTACATCAATGTTTCAGCAAATGCGAAActtgttttatgtttataatttgCTCTTTTGAAACAGAAAATCACAGCAATTCCAAGGCAAAGAAAGAGCAAATTTACTGGCTTTCTTGACAAGATTGGTTTGGGCACGGCAAGTTCTAGTACAAAGAGCTGCATGGATGTTCTAGTAACTGAAACTAATGATCGTTCCACAACTGATATCTGCAACATCAACCTTACGGCTGTTGGTGAGTATGCTACAGTAATAATTATTTCTAGCTACAGCCAAAATTATAATTGGCTGTTGTTAGTACAAGTAGGTATTTTTCCATAAACAACCCTTTTTGCTCGAAGTTCCTGTCAATGCCATAAGTTTTTAAAACCTTCTCAATTTTTCTTGTCAAGTTGGAGGCACTTGCTCGATCTTTGCTGTAGCGTGAAGGATTGTTTATCTTTCAGTTGTGTTCACGTGGATGTATCATACAAGTGACTGTTTCTGACCTACGTAGATTGAATCTGGTGCCTGTTGTAAGCTTGGAGGCTTCTTCTAAGTGATGTAATCTTGGCATAGGCTGGTTTTCTCTGTTCAGTCGTTTTGCTAACTTGTTAGTTTGACCCTATCCATTAAGAGGATAGCTTCTGCTCACATTAAGAGGTTCAGGAAAATGGCCCTGGCTTATAGAAGCATCAATGTAGACAATGACACAACTAGGATATTAACCACTTCTTGTCAGGCAACATTATTCTCATCACAAGTTTTTGAGTTCCTCCTAGGAAAGCTCATAAATAACATCATTTCTCTCTGGTTGGCTGTGGAGTTCTATGTATAAGAGCTTGTATGTCCTCTTGGAAGCTTACTTGCTCCCAGAACTTGACCCAATACGAAAGGGGATTCACTGTCCTCGCATAACTGATATCCCCgttctttggttttcttatattttagtttttactatGATTTTTGTGATTGATTATTTCTTGTCTTGATGGACTTGTTGATGGTAGTTCCAGGGATGAAATTCGACAAATGGAAGGGGCCAGCAATAAAAATGTCGCTACCAAGTTTCAGGTAAATATTCATCTGAATTGGCGTTTAAAAATCTCCATACGCTATGAGCATGTCATCTGATAGCCTCTATATGCTGTGAAATTGCAGTGGACGTACAGAGTATAACCCAAGCCTTTTGAAATATTCTTGCAATATTGAATGCAGGTATACCTTTATACTCTTGCACTTGTTAAACTTATATATTGGATATGCTTTGGAGAGAGAACAGAATTTGGCTGAGTAGGTCCTCGTCTAGTAACAACAAAAGCATACTTGTAATCGAACACAACTGGATTCCAGTTGCTCTGATCATCCCAAAAAGTAATCACTCATGTTTGCTTTAAAAGAATGGAGAACTCCAGAGCATCTTGTTCCATACATTGATTGGCCTCTGTTGAATACGAGATTTTCTCACACAGCTCCTTTGGGTATAAAAAAAACGATCACATCATCTGTAGAAAAAGTTCACGGCAAAAAATCTGTGAAGATGACACCAGTGTTTTTGATTTCGAATGGACACATTTTGATTGCACTATTTTTCTGATAGAGTACGAGCAGTGCGGGCAGCAAAAGTATCAAGGCCATCTCTAACATCAAAGCAAGACGCTGAAGAGTCATTGAGTGAGCATGAGAGGCAGAACTTGACCATATCTGTGATGTTGTCAAAACCAATACTAGCTTTAGAGTTCAGTTGCTTAAAAATGCAGGTTGAAGCCCCAGTTGTAGTTTCCCAGCATTCTACAAGCAGGTTTGCAACTACAGTCACGGATTAAGGGCATTATTATTGTTCGAAAAATTCGTTGATATTTGTAATCAATGTCAATTTTGTATTggtttttactcttttttgttgttgttgttgttggtagATGATCAGTAGTGGAAGTGGCAAATAGTCATTACTGTAAACAATGGGAGTCTGGCAGAGCTAGGATGTTTACTTATGAGGCCAAGCAAATCCATGATTGCTTTTCCGAAGAACTATCTTAGTGTGAtggtataataaaaaagaagatcaCAAGTAGATTGGAATTCTCATTAGTGAAGGATGCACAATGCAAGCTAAATGAGGATGCTTTTGCAATATTCTCTTCTTGATAGACTATATCTTTACTAGGAGAGTTATTTGCCCTATTTAAGGAATCAAGCTATGAGttaatgagaaaagaaaataaagaaataaaaggaagagCAAAGAAATGGTAAATTGTGCCGATTCTAACTCTTCACGCAGTAGTTACTTGGGACCCTTTTTTCCCTCTCAAATGGGAGTTTGAAAGTGAGACCAAAGagtaggaagaaaaaaaaggtgatgcCCCACGTACGACTGCACTTGGCCAAACTATCCAAGTGCTTTGCTTTCTCTAGAGGCATTGCCTCGAAATGCTTTTTCTAGAAAGAAATGAGATAGCAAAATCTTGGACGAACTATCAACGTGCATCATGCAATAAAAGTGATATAATTCAATAATGTTATTCTTATTCCATAAATTGTCAATTCTATTCTATATA
It encodes the following:
- the LOC7481186 gene encoding protein NEOXANTHIN-DEFICIENT 1 isoform X1 yields the protein MEVAETKCSSGYGKPPWIFKGSALYQLHLVKSETARAFIPKEFRLVEAFGYTLGGFFLASYEDSPAGVFDELVVIAGTVWNPPTSCAWAARVLVNSGDACDHGRKEVGLPSQVAKFSKKITAIPRQRKSKFTGFLDKIGLGTASSSTKSCMDVLVTETNDRSTTDICNINLTAVVPGMKFDKWKGPAIKMSLPSFSGRTEYNPSLLKYSCNIECRVRAVRAAKVSRPSLTSKQDAEESLSEHERQNLTISVMLSKPILALEFSCLKMQVEAPVVVSQHSTSRFATTVTD
- the LOC7481186 gene encoding protein NEOXANTHIN-DEFICIENT 1 isoform X3, yielding MEVAETKCSSGYGKPPWIFKGSALYQLHLVKSETARAFIPKEFRLVEAFGYTLGGFFLASYEDSPAGVFDELVVIAGTVWNPPTSCAWAARVLVNSGDACDHGRKEVGLPSQVAKFSKKITAIPRQRKSKFTGFLDKIGLGTASSSTKSCMDVLVTETNDRSTTDICNINLTAVVPGMKFDKWKGPAIKMSLPSFSGRTEYNPSLLKYSCNIECRVRAVRAAKVSRPSLTSKQDAEESLSEHERQNLTISVMLSKPILALEFSCLKMQVEAPVVVSQHSTSR
- the LOC7481186 gene encoding protein NEOXANTHIN-DEFICIENT 1 isoform X2 — translated: MEVAETKCSSGYGKPPWIFKGSALYQLHLVKSETARAFIPKEFRLVEAFGYTLGGFFLASYEDSPAGVFDELVVIAGTVWNPPTSCAWAARVLVNSGDACDHGRKEVGLPSQVAKFSKKITAIPRQRKSKFTGFLDKIGLGTASSSTKSCMDVLVTETNDRSTTDICNINLTAVGMKFDKWKGPAIKMSLPSFSGRTEYNPSLLKYSCNIECRVRAVRAAKVSRPSLTSKQDAEESLSEHERQNLTISVMLSKPILALEFSCLKMQVEAPVVVSQHSTSRFATTVTD